One Aegilops tauschii subsp. strangulata cultivar AL8/78 chromosome 7, Aet v6.0, whole genome shotgun sequence genomic window carries:
- the LOC141026943 gene encoding uncharacterized protein encodes MVEIFDPSKGRFIVQDLVGEVSLGAVDVECILALENHGLSAEGILGEEGEDVKDRVPPQFLSKTTGNIVIDDLIVDITKNKSAAEDFLRRVVLVLLGTVLAPMSSKTVPKQYYALVDDVKRISKINWNAFILRVLLDCLRNVRKGKHLRQWPRGNLALLQYLYWEKVQPLEGECAFNPSLSMEPLMRNWTEAAASRRDKFDYDQGRGRGNIKRLLEKLNQNGVMYKPAAAAASGNNDADLEPDEPVVNQNNDDEEKTPAKLNVDKTTKPTDECGATPENPWIVGNSPRAESSDIDISASSIDRMVGKSKGKKSAATAKEDDVISGKRRRTVPKKFESPFKLDKPDKRSARALFSDNDMEGSVKDDLTPELIDAAVAFVEAAARSEKNMTKRVYYNERGTSVTVESIRPIIDAYQTHLALRVGHDRHLCPAWRSKYLVDRAKARDNPKPSKYNMDSALSRAGAVRRVLDEYTVRDKSFIPLNVGNTHWITVVMHNRKKEFRVFDSLYPLEFSLDTVKALRLAIAIDMEEANRITPGKYPDVTKWPIIPQIDMPLQEDGNSCGLFVIEVMEHWDGDRWTADFTQGTVNARRRRLIAELVLSPTNMLECVKNKIRDIAKKSKA; translated from the exons ATGGTTGAGATATTTGATCCTAGCAAGGGCAGATTCATTGTACAAGACTTGGTTGGCGAAGTGTCTCTCGGTGCCGTGGATGTTGAGTGCATCTTGGCCTTGGAGAACCACGGACTGTCGGCAGAAGGTATTCTCGGTGAGGAAGGTGAGGATGTTAAAGATCGAGTGCCGCCTCAATTCCTGAGCAAGACCACAGGTAACATAGTCATCGATGATCTGATTGTGGACATCACAAAAAATAAATCTGCCGCCGAAGATTTCCTTCGGAGAGTTGTCCTCGTGTTGCTTGGAACAGTTCTTGCTCCCATGTCGAGCAAGACTGTACCAAAGCAATATTACGCATTGGTGGACGATGTGAAGCGTATATCCAAGATTAATTGGAATGCATTCATCCTCCGGGTTCTGCTGGACTGCCTTCGCAACGTGAGGAAAGGCAAACACCTCCGCCAATGGCCGAGAGGGAACTTAGCTCTCCTGCAG TACCTGTACTGGGAGAAGGTTCAGCCTCTGGAAGGTGAATGCGCATTCAATCCTAGCTTGTCCATGGAACCTCTAATGAGGAATTGGACTGAAGCTGCGGCCTCAAGGAGAGACAAGTTTGATTATGACCAAGGCCGTGGCCGTGGTAACATCAAG AGATTGTTAGAGAAGTTGAACCAAAATGGTGTGATGTACAAGCCAGCGGCTGCTGCGGCTTCCGGCAACAACGATGCCGACCTAGAA CCTGACGAGCCTGTTGTAAACCAGAACAACGATGATGAGGAA AAAACACCTGCCAAGTTAAATGTTGACAAGACAACGAAGCCTACTGATGAGTGCGGCGCAACACCGGAGAACCCTTGGATTGTAGGTAATTCTCCTCGAGCAGAATCGTCCGACATTGACATTTCTGCAAGTTCTATCGACAGGATGGTGGGTAAGAGCAAGGGGAAAAAGTCTGCAGCAACCGCAAAAGAAGACGATGTTATATCCGGGAAGCGCCGACGAACTGTTCCcaagaaatttgaatcccccTTTAAACTTGACAAGCCCGACAAGCGAAGCGCTCGTG CTCTGTTTAGTGACAATGACATGGAAGGCTCTGTTAAGGACGATTTGACACCAGAACTCATCGATGCTGCTGTTGCGTTTGTGGAGGCAGCTGCTCGGTCTGAGAAGAATATGACAAAAAGAGTTTACTACAATGAACGTGGCACCTCTGTGACTGTGGAGAGTATACGACCG ATTATCGATGCTTATCAGACACATTTGGCTCTGCGCGTTGGTCATGATCGGCACCTCTGTCCAGCCTGGAGGTCCAAATACCTTGTTGATCGTGCTAAGGCACGAGACAACCCTAAACCGTCGAAATACAACATGGATAGTGCGCTGAGCAGAGCTGGAGCAGTACGTAGGGTTCTGGACGAGTATACCGTCCGTGATAAG TCGTTTATCCCGTTGAACGTCGGCAATACACACTGGATCACCGTGGTGATGCACAACCGCAAGAAAGAGTTCCGAGTTTTTGATTCGCTCTATCCTCTCGAGTTCTCTCTCGACACTGTGAAAGCACTG CGACTAGCAATAGCAATTGATATGGAAGAGGCAAACCGTATTACACCTGGCAAATATCCAGACGTCACTAAGTGGCCTATCATACCTCAGATCGACATGCCACTACAAGAGGACGG GAACTCTTGTGGCCTTTTTGTGATTGAAGTTATGGAGCATTGGGACGGGGATCGATGGACCGCCGATTTTACCCAG GGCACGGTTAATGCAAGGAGAAGGCGTCTCATCGCCGAGTTGGTTCTCTCACCTACCAACATGCTCGAATGTGTGAAGAACAAAATCCGCGACATCGCAAAGAAAAGCAAGGCGTGA
- the LOC109733711 gene encoding type I inositol polyphosphate 5-phosphatase 5-like, with product MSNIFGKKGKSFGGPDSPHSRAARVRFKSASLNCVDSPKKQNDDTCKYRVFVGTWNVGGKNPNDGLNLQDFLQVDESSDIYVLGFQEIVPLTAGNVLVLEDNEPAARWLALIHQALNHPQEQPDSDEPPEPGPADAGRQQNRRRDAVATRSSSGNLFFQTPSLKLVSSSYRVDSALVKTCNCSAEASLQRRRATEVRESVYRAAETPPASTAAEATSTSTSAGGWDDEGAAGSPGQCEPTAADGGGMSYCLIASKQMVGLFLSVWVKKELVEHVGHLRVDCVGRGIMRWLGNKGCIAMSMTLHHTSLCFVCSHLASGEKEGDEVRRNADVAEILKSAHFPRACKSSAAHQRVLPERILEHDKMIWLGDLNYRVSLSYEETRTLLEENDWDALLEKDQLMIEREAGRVFGGWKEGKISFAPTYKYTQNSDAYAGETVKSKKKRRTPAWCDRILWHGEGIEQLQYLRGESRFSDHRPVWGVFAVEVEAGGGRMRNCYSMSARIGHDKPGSPQRHGGSVEPSS from the exons ATGTCCAACATCTTCGGCAAGAAAGGGAAGAGTTTCGGCGGTCCAG ATTCGCCGCACAGTCGTGCGGCACGCGTGCGGTTCAAGAGCGCGAGCCTGAACTGCGTCGACTCGCCCAAGAAGCAGAATGACGACACCTGCAAATACAG GGTGTTCGTTGGTACGTGGAACGTGGGAGGGAAGAACCCGAACGACGGGCTTAACCTGCAGGACTTCCTGCAGGTGGACGAGTCCTCCGACATTTACGTCTTAGG GTTTCAGGAGATCGTCCCCCTGACCGCCGGCAACGTGCTGGTCCTGGAGGACAACGAGCCGGCGGCGAGGTGGCTGGCGCTCATCCACCAGGCGCTCAACCACCCGCAGGAGCAGCCGGACAGCGACGAGCCGCCGGAGCCTGGCCCCGCCGACGCCGGCCGGCAGCAGAACCGGCGGCGCGACGCCGTGGCCACCAGGTCCTCCAGCGGCAACCTCTTCTTCCAGACGCCGTCGCTCAAGCTCGTCAGCAGCAGCTACCGCGTCGACAGCGCGCTCGTCAAGACCTGCAACTGCTCCGCGGAGGCGTCCCTGCAGCGCCGCCGCGCCACGGAGGTGCGCGAGTCCGTGTACCGCGCCGCCGAGACGCCCCCCGCGAGCACGGCCGCCGAGGCGACGTCGACGTCGACGTCGGCCGGCGGCTGGGACGACGAAGGCGCCGCCGGATCGCCGGGGCAGTGCGAGCcgacggcggcggacggcggcggcatGAGCTACTGCCTGATCGCGAGCAAGCAGATGGTGGGGCTGTTCCTGTCGGTGTGGGTGAAGAAGGAGCTGGTGGAGCACGTGGGGCACCTCCGGGTGGACTGCGTCGGCCGGGGCATCATGCGCTGGCTGGGCAACAAGGGGTGCATCGCCATGAGCATGACGCTGCACCACACCAGCCTCTGCTTCGTGTGCAGCCACCTGGCCTCCGGCGAGAAGGAGGGCGACGAGGTCCGGAGGAACGCCGACGTCGCCGAGATCCTCAAGAGCGCGCACTTCCCCCGCGCATGCAAGTCCTCCGCCGCCCACCAGCGCGTCCTCCCCGAGCGGATCCTCGAGCACGA CAAGATGATCTGGCTCGGGGACCTCAACTACCGAGTCTCCCTGAGCTACGAGGAGACGAGGACGTTGCTGGAGGAGAACGACTGGGACGCTCTGCTGGAGAAGGACCAG CTGATGATCGAGAGGGAGGCGGGGAGGGTGTTCGGGGGCTGGAAGGAGGGCAAGATCAGCTTCGCGCCGACGTACAAGTACACGCAGAACTCCGACGCGTACGCCGGCGAGACGGTCAAGTCCAAGAAGAAGCGGCGAACCCCGGCATG GTGCGACCGGATACTGTGGCACGGCGAAGGCATCGAGCAGCTGCAGTACCTGCGGGGCGAGTCCAGGTTCTCCGACCACCGGCCGGTCTGGGGCGTGTTCGCCGTCGAGGTGGAGGCCGGCGGCGGCAGGATGAGGAACTGCTACTCGATGTCCGCGCGGATCGGCCACGACAAGCCGGGGTCGCCGCAGAGGCACGGCGGCTCCGTCGAGCCCTCGTCGTAG